From the genome of Caretta caretta isolate rCarCar2 chromosome 27, rCarCar1.hap1, whole genome shotgun sequence, one region includes:
- the METTL2A gene encoding tRNA N(3)-cytidine methyltransferase METTL2A isoform X3 has protein sequence MAAPSGPEEEAAAVAAPGRRQPFGSRFLTDPSRLFQHNAWDNVEWSEEQEASARNKVQENSRQLVPQDKQDEYELNANEYWNDFYKIHENGFFKDRHWLFTEFPELAPNQNLSQPEASAYKDGCTRKPRNTGRGSCGNGLCSLETRIQEHHQLDLMKDSSNIINRLDTDGEGILKLGDLKLSDGDFPGSSATYRILEVGCGAGNTVFPILQTNNDPGLFVYCCDFSNTAVDLVQTNSEYDSSRCFAFVHDLCKDQSPYPMPEKSLDIIILIFVLSAILPEKMQCVINGLSRLLKPGGMILLRDYGRYDLAQLRFKKGRCLSDNFYVRGDGTRVYFFTQAPNVSTLPHHLRPRG, from the exons ATGGCGGCGCCCAGCGGGCCGGAGGAAGAGGCGGCGGCGGTGGCGGCCCCTGGGAGGAGGCAGCCGTTCGGGAGCCGCTTTCTGACCGACCCGAGCCGGCTCTTCCAGCACAACGCCTG GGATAATGTAGAATGGTCTGAAGAGCAGGAAGCCAGTGCAAGGAACAAAGTTCAAGAGAACAGCAGGCAGCTTGTTCCACAAGACAAACAAG ATGAATATGAGCTCAATGCTAATGAATACTGGAATGATTTCTATAAAATCCATGAAAATGGCTTCTTCAAGGACAGACACTGGCTATTCACTGAATTTCCTGAACTGGCACCAAACCAGAACCTAAGTCAACCTGAGGCTTCTGCATACAAAGATGGTTGCACCAGAAAACCCAGAAACACCGGGCGGGGGAGCTGTGGAAATGGTCTTTGTTCATTGGAAACCAGAATACAAGAGCATCATCAGTTGGACTTGATGAAAGACAGTAGTAATATCATCAACAGACTCGACACAGATGGAGAAGGAATACTGAAGTTGGGTGACCTGAAACTAAGTGATGGTGacttcccaggatcctctgcCACTTACCGTATACTAGAG GTTGGCTGTGGTGCTGGAAATACGGTCTTCCCAATTTTGCAAACCAACAA tgatcCAGGGCTCTTTGTTTATTGCTGTGATTTTTCCAACACAGCTGTGGATCTTGTCCAG ACCAATTCAGAGTATGACTCTTCCCGCTGTTTTGCCTTCGTTCATGACCTGTGCAAGGACCAAAGCCCATACCCAATGCCAGAGAAGAGTCTTGACATCATTATTCTCATCTTTGTCCTATCAGCTATTCTCCCAGAGAA GATGCAGTGCGTCATTAACGGACTGAGCCGGCTTCTGAAACCAGGAGGAATGATTCTGTTACGAGATTATGGTCGTTATGACCTGGCGCAGCTTCGATTTAAGAAAG GTCGATGTCTGTCCGATAACTTCTACGTGAGAGGCGATGGGACCAGAGTTTACTTCTTTACGCAAG